The DNA sequence CCTTTGCTGCTGCCCGCCTGAAAGCTCTGTTGGCCTGTGGGTCATGCGCTCTCCCAGCCCAACGAGCGTCAAAAGCTCTTCAGCCCTCTTTATCCTATCCTCGCGTGATTTTCCCTGGAATATCATGGGAAGCATCACATTCTCGAGCGCAGAAAGGGTATTAATAAGATTGAACTGCTGGAATATGAAGCCAATTTTCTTGCCTCTAATCTGGGCGAGCTCTGACTCTTCAAGGTGTGAGATATCATGATGCTCCAGGATTATTCTTCCTTTGGTGGGGATATCAAGGCAGCCTATCATGTTTACAGCCGTGCTTTTGCCAGACCCACTGGGCCCCATAACGCTGACAAAATCACCTTTTTTGATTACCAGGTCTATTCCCCTGAGGGCGTTGACCTCCACTTTTCCCATCCTGTAGATTTTCCAGACATTTTCGAGTTTTATTATTGTGTCGCCCATTGCAGTTGCCCGTTTTATAAGCCCTACAGCTTCCTAAGCTCTTTTATGGTGCTGGTCAGTATGCTGCCTATTTCTTTTTTTCGTTTCTTCATCCGGCCTGATATATATAATCCCCAAATCTCCTTCTTGAGTGCAAGCACTTCCGGAACCATGCCTTTAAAATATCTTTGAGCTATTTTTGGTCCATGGACCTCTTCCAGGAACCCCATCATCATGGCTTTCCCTTCATCACTGGACATTGACTGGTAAATATCCAGCTTGGCCTTTAGGGAAGCCACCATTTGCTGCTTTCTTCTTTCGTTTTGCGAATGATATTTTTTACCTGCCTTGGTCAGGGAATAAATCTTCTGGCGCCTGTCCAGTTTGACGCTGACCAATCCTGTCTTTTTGAGCTCGGCCAGCATTGGATAAACAGAGCCTGCACTTGGCTTCCAGCATCCTGACATGCTTTCTATCCTTTTTATTATTGCATATCCTGACATGGGCTTCTCAGATAGAAGCTTGATTGCCATGATTTTAAGGTGGCCTAGCATTCAGATTCCCCGTGCAGTTATTCTTATATGAGTTGGTATTGCTGTATATCTTATTAGATATATCGGCTCCGATATAAGGTGATGATTGCCCTTTTATAAAGATTTTGATTAATGGGGCCTTGTCCGAAAAGTGAGTTTGGGCATCAATTTTGCGAAGCCCATTCCCGTGGGGATTATGCATTTTTCGGGGTTGCAGAGGGGAAAAATGCAATTCGCGGGAAGCTGCAATGCTGAGCAGATGCCCAAACCGGGCCGGAAGGCGAGTTTTCGGACAAGGCCGATTAATGGGCAATGATACCTGGTCTGATGCCCTGCAGCCAGAATGCCCAAAGGGATATCTTTATAAGAATGTATTATCAACCGGCTTGCATGGAGAAAAAAGGCCCAAACAAGGTATTCAATGTCCGGACTTTTATGGTCTGGTTTTTCATCATCATCATGAGCTTCAGCATAGGTGGCTTTCTTTTTAACAATGGCGCTGGAAATACGAGAAGCGTGAAATACAATGGGTTCAATATTTACACAGAGGGGAGTGTCTGGCTTGCGAAGGTAAATGGCCAGACCGTGCCGTTCCGCTACCTTCCAAGCGACCTCGAGCCCATCTCAGTCGGCCAGGATGTGAAAGAAAAACTGCAGTGGAAGCCGGCAGTGTATCTTACTTTTGACCCCCATGGAGAAGATCTTGGGATAACAGAGATAACAAGGCTGAAGTTCCAGGAAGACTTCGGAAAATTCCTCAGCACCAGGGTTATAAACGGTGTGGATGAGGCGAATCCAACATATAATTTGCCTGTTATTACATGTCAAAATGCAACTGGCGCCCAGCCCGTTATCTACTTGTTGGGGTCGAATGACACCGCATTGGAGGAAACCGGGGGCAGGATTTACTCTGATGGTGATTGTATTATCATGGAAGGGCCAAGCGGCTTTTTCCTGGGCTTAAAGGACAGGCTCATGTATGTTATGGTAGGCATCATGAATTAATTGGCTGGTGGATGATATGGCAGATGATAATAACACTGCGGTTGCAGGACTGGATGAGAAAAGCATAAACAAAAAGCCACACAGCGTGAAAAAAACCAAAACCGGCAATGCAAATAAGGCATCATCCTCAGGAGCAAAACAAAAACGCCTGGGCAAGAAAAAGCAATCTTCTTCCGGAAAGGCTATCCTGGCAGTTATCGCATTTTTTATCCTGATGTTTTTGGCTGTTTTCCTGATCCGGTACATGGGAAGCTCGAATGAAGACCCTGAACAGATTTACCAGGATGTGCTGCAGGGCGACCATTCAGATGATAATTATGTTTACAACGGATTTGTCTTCATCAAGTACAACAACCTGTCATACACAAAATTGCAAAGCGGTAATACCATATTTACTGTCCCGTTCAGGTTTGGGCCGCGGGAAGTTGAGGATGTGGTCATTGAAGGTGATGTGCTGGAATTCGGAAGGATTGTTGTGGGCAATTACAGCAGGCAGGTTTACATAACCTTTGACCCTGCAGAGCCTGACCTGAAATATGTTGGACTGGCAAATGGGGAATTGAGCCTGAATGTTGTGAAAACACTCGGCATCACTCCAACAGCAGCATGCACTCAGAATTTTACAGGCTGTGGAGAGGCCCCAATTATGCAATGCAATCCAGAAGGGGAGCCTGTAATCTATCTCAGCCAGGAAGAGGGCCCAAAAGTTACAGTAGATGGGAATTGCCTTACCGTGCAGGGGAAGGGGTTTGACCTTGTGAAGGCAACGGACAGGCTGCTTCTTACCTGGTACAGGATTGTTGATAATTGAGAAAACTGCAGGCATTTCCCGCATAATCCTGGTTTTGATAAATTCCGGCACTGTACAATATATAAGTTTTGCTGCCAAAATGTGAGCATCTTGTGCAAATCTATGCAGCAATTTTCGAGGTTCCAGATAGAAAATTGCAATTTATCAAATTCTGAGACATGCGAACCGGCAGCAAAACCGGACCGATAGGCGAGATTTTCTACAGTGCCATAAATTCCCATAGAATTATAAATAGTTTTCACATTGCGTTTATGCCATGGAACACTATTATTCTGAAAAGCAGGCTTCGCCCTTGAACCTGAGGAAGATAAAGGCAAGGCTTAGGGGGAATGAACTCGGGTTTTATGCAGGTGCGGGTGTGTTCTCAAGCAGCAGAGTTGACAGGGGAACAGAAATTTTGGTGGACTATTCAATTCTGAAAGACGGCCAGAGAATACTCGACTTGGGCTGCGGCTATGGCGCTGTTGGCCTTTCTGTAGCCAAGGCCTTCCCAAATGCCGAGATTGTCATGACCGATGTGAACGCAAGGGCTGTTAGCCTGGCAAGGATGAATGCTGAA is a window from the Candidatus Woesearchaeota archaeon genome containing:
- a CDS encoding class I SAM-dependent methyltransferase, whose amino-acid sequence is MEHYYSEKQASPLNLRKIKARLRGNELGFYAGAGVFSSSRVDRGTEILVDYSILKDGQRILDLGCGYGAVGLSVAKAFPNAEIVMTDVNARAVSLARMNAEMLKLKNVHVVQGDLFVNVTGKFDVILLNPPQSAGRELCYAMMGGAHERLSKGGSLQLIARNKKGGEMLGKRMMDIFGNLRIIVKKSGYWLYCSEL
- a CDS encoding PadR family transcriptional regulator, with protein sequence MLGHLKIMAIKLLSEKPMSGYAIIKRIESMSGCWKPSAGSVYPMLAELKKTGLVSVKLDRRQKIYSLTKAGKKYHSQNERRKQQMVASLKAKLDIYQSMSSDEGKAMMMGFLEEVHGPKIAQRYFKGMVPEVLALKKEIWGLYISGRMKKRKKEIGSILTSTIKELRKL
- a CDS encoding ABC transporter ATP-binding protein, with translation MIKLENVWKIYRMGKVEVNALRGIDLVIKKGDFVSVMGPSGSGKSTAVNMIGCLDIPTKGRIILEHHDISHLEESELAQIRGKKIGFIFQQFNLINTLSALENVMLPMIFQGKSREDRIKRAEELLTLVGLGERMTHRPTELSGGQQQRVAIARALSNDPEVILADEPTGNLDSTTGQMVMEFLRDLNQKQKKTIIMVTHDERLAKSARKIEYLKDGKIVKSLNNGDK